In the genome of Treponema pedis, one region contains:
- a CDS encoding InlB B-repeat-containing protein: protein MPSAGETRQIVYFSQPEGAGLSDYSLNQIDGNTLKLNLKSGFLKKHEWGKEISPTITLYSTDGRKFNKTYDFTLRANTPPPSPKAVLAKSKDGKYVICIEVPDMNKNTGSGLLHKDLSKIFIDDSYYDFSVNDTQNGFNKPEDHSFINASDTVKLEGGGELPTSNWVLYYKTSVQVGGEKISYKIYLKDSKGLTSSEITVGTPLNKASPVKLKYGGKEILENNESTPFEIGTSSGETITLIATSDTPGAKIKGTKKLNGGEETLIGNSSSLDITLQREGSEEPTYKLVLYATADSFADSEVRTYYIKLTDTVTINGSEGNAWKTLKEEAEKPSGPSTIIIHGTIKATSAPGDNGEISISRDLTIKAQSGTAVLHANDLSRIFNVDSGKKLTLENLTLQNGKAGPGASGGGIFVNSGATLAMTNVTITNCEASHSGGGIYCQGKVTLTGVSKITVCKAPNQNGGGVYVANGGEFTMGGDNAFDNVLIQNCSAKEGGGGVYVFGNGKFAMKQNSSVSGCSITGGTPKGRGVCLIKAGTTSPSFTMSGSAKVDQNNDVYLTENSKITVNDNLTENPAAQITPQYYTDGRQVLDGSTVGLEYDKFKVTPEGSTQWFVDSSGNLTKKNHTVTFSVEGGQGGSLKGTYNGSEKIASGSSMETLTVSNGASVNFTAMPSVGYEVESWTVSPSGSISGGNPGETTASLNNITENKTVKVKFKKKTYVVTFKVDGGQGTLQGTYNGSEKIASGGAGQNFTVQHGGSVTFTATPDPDWEVENWSGVTATPANSTTATLSNIQENKTVTVKFKKKTYTVTFSVEGGAGGTLQAGSNAPTTSGSIEVTHGGSVTFTATPDPDWEVENWSGVTATPANSTTATLSNIQENKTVTVRFTNELEIAGGSGAWQKLKTEAEKPNGASILLISGNITATGGADSGQITVGRNLTVKPKSGTVTLDAAQKSGIFKIPNGKTLTLKDGVTLKNGKAGSGGGVHVEAGGTFNMQGGTITACTATEGKGVHVASGSTFKMSGSAKVDQNNDVYLTDGTKIEVTGTLTHKPAAKITPAGYTDGRVLATGIEAKKENFTVTPESGNKYWRYKKVGNDIKFVKGKLTVTFDKIISIEEHDGTTDAEYYWTLKVDNREVHVLTHHNSWKPKKPGATYNINKSGEAIVFDSDRMVPIYFLIMEEDHSSDDDIVADTTKTIFYDYDRDCLKFESQEIHLNETKDFVYEVRSENGDVDVYYSIKWEDNQ from the coding sequence ATGCCTTCTGCGGGTGAAACAAGACAAATAGTTTATTTTTCTCAACCTGAAGGAGCCGGTTTAAGCGATTACAGCCTGAACCAAATAGACGGCAACACTTTAAAATTAAACCTTAAAAGCGGCTTTTTAAAAAAACACGAATGGGGTAAGGAGATAAGCCCTACGATTACCTTATACAGCACGGACGGAAGAAAATTTAATAAAACATACGATTTTACATTAAGAGCAAACACCCCGCCTCCTTCTCCCAAGGCGGTACTTGCCAAAAGTAAAGATGGTAAGTACGTTATTTGTATTGAAGTACCCGATATGAATAAAAATACGGGAAGCGGTCTTTTACACAAGGACCTTTCAAAAATATTTATAGATGACAGTTATTATGATTTTTCGGTAAACGATACACAAAACGGTTTTAACAAGCCTGAAGACCACTCTTTTATTAACGCTTCCGACACGGTAAAACTTGAAGGCGGCGGAGAGCTGCCTACAAGCAACTGGGTTTTATATTATAAAACAAGTGTACAAGTAGGAGGAGAGAAAATATCGTATAAGATATACCTTAAAGACAGTAAGGGCTTAACTTCCTCGGAAATTACTGTCGGCACTCCTTTAAATAAGGCATCTCCGGTTAAATTAAAGTATGGCGGTAAGGAAATTCTTGAAAACAACGAAAGTACTCCATTTGAAATCGGAACAAGTTCAGGCGAAACCATAACACTTATAGCAACATCGGATACTCCCGGTGCAAAAATAAAGGGTACTAAAAAACTAAATGGCGGTGAAGAAACACTTATTGGAAACTCTTCTTCGCTTGATATAACATTACAAAGGGAAGGCTCTGAGGAGCCTACTTATAAACTTGTTCTTTATGCGACAGCGGATAGCTTTGCCGACAGTGAGGTGAGAACCTATTACATTAAACTTACGGATACGGTAACTATAAACGGAAGCGAGGGCAATGCTTGGAAAACGTTAAAAGAAGAAGCGGAAAAGCCGAGCGGCCCTTCTACCATTATTATACACGGAACAATAAAGGCAACGAGTGCTCCGGGCGATAACGGCGAAATAAGCATAAGTAGAGACCTTACGATAAAAGCGCAATCGGGAACCGCCGTACTCCACGCAAATGACCTGTCGCGTATCTTTAATGTCGATTCGGGTAAAAAACTCACTCTTGAAAACTTGACATTGCAAAACGGCAAGGCCGGTCCCGGAGCGAGCGGAGGCGGTATATTTGTTAATAGCGGTGCAACACTGGCGATGACGAACGTTACTATAACAAACTGCGAAGCTTCCCATTCCGGCGGCGGCATTTATTGTCAAGGAAAAGTAACGCTGACAGGCGTTTCAAAAATTACCGTCTGTAAAGCTCCGAACCAGAACGGCGGCGGCGTTTACGTTGCAAACGGAGGGGAATTCACTATGGGAGGAGATAACGCTTTCGATAACGTTCTTATTCAAAATTGTTCTGCAAAGGAAGGCGGCGGCGGAGTCTATGTGTTTGGAAACGGCAAATTTGCTATGAAACAAAACAGTTCCGTTTCAGGCTGTTCGATTACCGGCGGCACTCCTAAGGGAAGAGGCGTTTGCCTGATAAAAGCCGGCACGACTTCTCCTTCATTTACGATGTCGGGCAGCGCAAAGGTTGACCAAAATAATGATGTTTACCTGACGGAAAACAGCAAGATAACCGTAAACGACAACCTTACCGAAAACCCCGCAGCTCAAATAACGCCTCAATACTACACGGACGGCAGGCAGGTGCTGGACGGCTCGACGGTAGGTTTGGAGTACGACAAATTCAAGGTAACGCCTGAAGGCTCAACACAGTGGTTTGTTGATAGCAGCGGAAATTTGACAAAGAAAAACCATACCGTTACATTCAGCGTAGAAGGCGGACAGGGCGGCTCACTCAAAGGTACATACAACGGCTCCGAAAAAATAGCAAGCGGAAGCAGTATGGAAACCTTAACCGTTTCGAATGGAGCTTCCGTAAACTTTACCGCAATGCCGAGTGTAGGCTACGAAGTAGAAAGCTGGACGGTTTCTCCGAGCGGTTCTATATCGGGCGGTAATCCCGGTGAGACAACCGCAAGTCTTAACAACATAACCGAAAATAAAACCGTAAAGGTTAAGTTTAAGAAAAAGACCTACGTCGTAACGTTTAAGGTAGACGGCGGTCAAGGCACGCTGCAAGGTACATACAACGGCTCCGAAAAAATAGCAAGCGGAGGCGCTGGTCAAAACTTTACCGTACAGCACGGCGGCAGCGTTACCTTTACCGCAACACCCGATCCGGACTGGGAAGTTGAAAACTGGAGCGGTGTAACGGCAACGCCTGCAAACAGCACTACTGCAACGCTTTCCAACATACAGGAAAATAAAACCGTAACGGTGAAGTTTAAGAAGAAGACCTACACCGTAACATTCAGCGTAGAAGGCGGAGCTGGCGGAACTCTTCAAGCCGGCTCAAACGCTCCGACAACAAGCGGCAGCATTGAAGTTACGCACGGCGGCAGCGTTACCTTTACCGCAACACCCGATCCGGACTGGGAAGTTGAAAACTGGAGCGGTGTAACGGCAACGCCTGCAAACAGCACTACTGCAACGCTTTCCAACATACAGGAAAATAAAACCGTAACGGTTAGGTTTACAAACGAACTTGAAATTGCAGGGGGCAGCGGCGCTTGGCAAAAACTCAAAACGGAAGCGGAAAAACCGAACGGCGCCTCTATTCTGCTCATAAGCGGAAATATAACGGCAACAGGCGGAGCTGATTCGGGGCAAATAACCGTCGGCAGAAACCTCACCGTTAAGCCCAAATCGGGAACCGTTACGCTCGACGCAGCGCAAAAATCGGGTATCTTTAAGATTCCCAACGGCAAAACGCTCACCCTTAAAGACGGAGTAACGCTTAAAAACGGAAAGGCGGGCTCAGGCGGCGGCGTACACGTAGAAGCGGGCGGCACCTTCAATATGCAAGGCGGCACCATAACAGCTTGTACCGCTACCGAAGGCAAGGGTGTACACGTAGCATCGGGCAGTACCTTTAAAATGTCGGGCAGCGCAAAAGTTGACCAAAATAACGACGTGTACCTTACAGACGGCACAAAGATAGAGGTAACCGGCACATTAACTCATAAACCTGCGGCAAAAATAACGCCTGCCGGCTACACGGACGGAAGAGTACTTGCAACGGGAATTGAGGCTAAAAAAGAAAACTTTACGGTAACGCCTGAAAGCGGCAACAAATACTGGCGATATAAAAAGGTAGGCAATGACATAAAGTTTGTAAAAGGAAAACTGACGGTTACCTTTGATAAAATTATCAGTATAGAAGAGCATGATGGTACTACAGATGCCGAATATTATTGGACACTGAAAGTTGATAATAGAGAGGTACATGTTCTAACCCATCATAACTCGTGGAAACCTAAGAAACCTGGAGCAACATATAACATAAACAAAAGCGGAGAAGCCATAGTTTTTGACAGCGATAGGATGGTGCCGATTTACTTTTTGATAATGGAAGAAGACCATAGTAGTGATGATGACATTGTTGCGGATACAACTAAAACTATTTTTTACGACTATGACAGGGATTGTCTGAAGTTTGAGAGCCAAGAGATACACTTAAATGAGACAAAAGATTTTGTATATGAAGTCCGCAGCGAGAATGGCGATGTAGATGTTTACTACTCCATAAAATGGGAAGACAATCAGTAG
- a CDS encoding phosphotransferase: MKRRYFQIVQLMKENEDISQRDIAKNLKISLAYVNKILFDMEQDGLLYTEGVPAFGKKRLTQKAFAVFAECKVDNAIIMAAGFGSRFVPLTYATPKGLLEIFGERMIERQIKQLKEAGINDITVVVGYLKDTFEYLTDKYGVKLLFNPDFKSKNNLSTLYHARKYLKNTYILSSDNWLRENMYHSHEYDSWYSSVKIFGKTKEWVLRTGLHDKILTVKVGGKDSWVMYGPVYFSKEFSKKIVPLIEEAYNLEDTDDWYWEDVYRRNLKTLTMFANKQKAGQVYEFESLDEIRLFDSSYLISSHDKWLELISSVFKRGEHSITNLQPLHFGMTNKSFLFQVEGEKYIFRIPGEGTNMLINRKHEHAVYTAIAPLKLSDKIIFFDSERGVKITKFMEGVRNADPNNSCDLKLCMQAARTLHSSNIKVEHEFNFEERINYYEKLANEKNGILYNDYLEVREMVREISDYLKRLEKSFALTHIDLVPDNLLISENEVYLIDWEYAGMCDPLADLAMFSIYSYYENEQIENLMNIYFEREPSENERLRVYCYVVLGGFLWALWTSYKQALGIEFGDYGLKMYRYAKDYYKKN; encoded by the coding sequence ATGAAAAGACGGTATTTTCAAATTGTTCAGCTGATGAAAGAAAACGAAGATATTTCACAAAGAGATATTGCAAAAAATTTAAAGATTTCTTTAGCTTATGTAAATAAAATTCTTTTTGATATGGAGCAGGACGGGCTTTTATACACGGAAGGAGTCCCCGCTTTCGGGAAAAAGCGGCTTACTCAAAAAGCATTTGCGGTTTTTGCGGAATGCAAAGTGGATAATGCAATTATTATGGCCGCCGGCTTCGGTTCCCGCTTTGTTCCGCTTACATACGCTACTCCTAAAGGGCTTTTGGAAATCTTCGGTGAACGTATGATTGAGCGGCAAATTAAACAGCTTAAAGAAGCGGGTATAAACGATATTACGGTTGTTGTAGGCTACTTAAAAGATACGTTCGAATATTTAACCGATAAATACGGCGTTAAACTTCTTTTTAACCCCGATTTTAAATCTAAAAATAATCTTTCCACCCTTTACCATGCACGTAAATATTTAAAAAATACATATATCCTTTCAAGCGATAATTGGCTCCGTGAAAATATGTACCATTCTCATGAATACGATTCCTGGTACTCTTCCGTTAAAATTTTCGGTAAAACTAAGGAATGGGTATTACGTACGGGTTTACACGATAAAATCCTAACCGTAAAAGTAGGCGGGAAGGACAGTTGGGTTATGTACGGCCCTGTTTATTTTTCCAAAGAGTTTTCAAAAAAAATAGTGCCGCTTATCGAAGAAGCCTATAATTTGGAAGATACCGATGATTGGTATTGGGAAGACGTTTACAGGCGTAATTTAAAAACTCTTACAATGTTTGCAAATAAACAAAAAGCGGGACAGGTTTACGAATTCGAATCTCTTGATGAAATACGCCTGTTTGATTCCTCTTATCTTATTTCTTCTCATGATAAATGGCTTGAGCTCATTTCTTCCGTTTTTAAAAGGGGTGAACACAGTATTACTAATTTACAGCCTCTCCATTTCGGAATGACGAATAAATCGTTTTTGTTTCAAGTTGAAGGAGAAAAATATATTTTTAGAATCCCCGGTGAAGGCACGAATATGCTTATAAACCGTAAACATGAACATGCCGTTTACACTGCAATTGCTCCGTTAAAATTAAGCGATAAGATTATTTTTTTCGACTCCGAACGCGGCGTAAAAATTACAAAATTTATGGAAGGAGTACGCAATGCCGACCCCAATAACAGCTGCGATTTAAAACTTTGCATGCAGGCTGCGCGCACTCTTCATTCTTCAAATATAAAAGTCGAGCATGAGTTTAATTTTGAAGAACGTATAAATTATTACGAAAAACTTGCAAATGAAAAAAACGGAATTCTTTATAACGATTATCTTGAAGTGCGTGAAATGGTACGTGAAATTTCGGATTATTTAAAACGGCTCGAAAAATCCTTTGCCTTAACCCACATAGATTTGGTTCCGGATAATCTTTTAATTTCGGAAAACGAGGTTTATTTAATAGATTGGGAATATGCCGGTATGTGCGACCCTCTTGCCGATTTGGCTATGTTTTCAATTTATTCATATTACGAAAACGAACAAATAGAAAATTTAATGAATATTTATTTTGAACGCGAGCCTTCGGAAAACGAAAGGCTTAGGGTTTATTGTTATGTAGTATTAGGCGGTTTTTTATGGGCATTGTGGACAAGCTATAAACAGGCGCTGGGTATCGAATTCGGAGACTACGGTTTAAAGATGTACCGTTACGCAAAGGATTATTATAAAAAAAATTAA
- a CDS encoding BCCT family transporter, which translates to MKTMIKNKEIDWLITAVPLTVIIAVAFFLLKLPDSSMKIVDSLWYVFVNKFGFFYMLLGLGLVITAIGLAFSKYGKIKLGNIEKPRYSNFEWGSMIFTSTMAADILYWSLIEWAYYFRETPFGMKNLTFAEKQDWASAYPLFHWGITPWAFYIVPAVAFGFMLHVRGRTKQKLSESCRPIFGKHIDRGLGKLIDVFSVIGLLAGTATTFSLATPLLSLAVSSLFGIPESKILTLIILLVIAAVYTAAVLLGLKGISRLAKISVISFCILLGLVFIASPKIYIIETGITGIGKVLQNFFSMSTWMDPLRISGSEGSGFPQNWTVFYWAYWIAWFVATPFFIGTISEGRTIKNTVIGGLLCGIAGTYCSFIILGNYGLHLQVQGILDSAAALNNVEPSKVILQILQTLPYSKLVLTVLVVTMIAFYSSTFDAITLVIASYSQTNLEKNTEPKKGLRAFWSIVFVLLPAALILTGTSLNQLQSLSIIAAFPLGIIIILITLSLFKELKSTEKI; encoded by the coding sequence ATGAAAACGATGATTAAAAATAAGGAAATTGATTGGCTTATTACGGCAGTACCCCTTACCGTAATTATCGCCGTTGCGTTTTTTTTATTAAAACTGCCCGATTCTTCAATGAAAATAGTTGATTCTTTATGGTATGTATTTGTAAACAAATTCGGTTTTTTTTATATGCTGTTGGGGCTGGGGCTTGTAATTACGGCAATAGGTTTGGCATTTTCAAAATACGGTAAAATAAAATTGGGTAATATCGAAAAGCCTCGTTATTCTAATTTTGAATGGGGCTCTATGATTTTTACTTCCACAATGGCGGCGGATATTTTATATTGGTCGCTTATTGAATGGGCTTATTATTTTCGGGAAACTCCGTTCGGTATGAAAAATTTAACGTTTGCCGAAAAACAGGACTGGGCTTCCGCTTATCCTCTTTTTCACTGGGGAATAACGCCTTGGGCATTTTATATAGTACCTGCCGTAGCCTTTGGCTTTATGCTGCACGTACGCGGAAGGACAAAACAAAAACTTTCGGAAAGCTGCCGTCCTATTTTCGGGAAACATATAGATAGGGGGCTTGGGAAGCTGATTGACGTATTTTCGGTTATAGGGTTGCTTGCCGGAACGGCTACTACTTTTTCTTTGGCCACTCCTCTTTTATCGCTTGCGGTTTCAAGTCTTTTCGGTATCCCGGAAAGTAAAATTTTAACCCTTATAATTCTTTTAGTTATTGCGGCGGTTTATACGGCTGCAGTTTTGTTAGGTTTAAAAGGTATTTCCAGGCTTGCAAAAATATCAGTCATTTCTTTTTGTATTCTTTTAGGTTTGGTATTTATAGCTTCGCCTAAAATATACATTATAGAAACCGGTATTACGGGAATAGGTAAGGTCTTACAGAATTTTTTTTCCATGTCCACTTGGATGGACCCTTTAAGGATTTCAGGTTCGGAAGGTTCGGGCTTTCCTCAAAATTGGACGGTTTTTTACTGGGCTTATTGGATTGCATGGTTTGTTGCAACTCCGTTTTTTATCGGTACAATTTCTGAAGGAAGAACAATTAAAAATACGGTAATAGGCGGACTTCTTTGCGGTATTGCCGGTACTTATTGTTCGTTTATAATTTTAGGCAATTACGGACTTCATTTGCAGGTACAGGGTATTTTGGATTCCGCAGCGGCATTAAATAATGTTGAGCCTTCAAAGGTTATTTTGCAAATCCTTCAAACTCTTCCGTATTCCAAATTGGTATTGACTGTTTTAGTAGTTACTATGATTGCCTTTTATTCAAGTACATTTGACGCAATTACCCTTGTTATTGCTTCTTATTCTCAAACCAATCTTGAAAAAAATACGGAACCGAAAAAGGGCTTACGTGCATTTTGGTCTATAGTTTTTGTTTTATTGCCGGCAGCCTTAATTTTGACGGGCACAAGTTTAAACCAATTACAAAGTCTTTCGATTATTGCAGCCTTTCCTTTAGGAATAATTATTATTTTAATTACTCTAAGTCTTTTTAAAGAGTTAAAAAGCACGGAAAAAATATAG
- a CDS encoding glycine/betaine/sarcosine/D-proline family reductase selenoprotein B — MKKAIYYVNQFFAGIGGEDKADYPPEIREGKVGPAAAIGSILKAEITHTIICGDNYMGSNTEKAINTILGFLENKDFDIFIAGPAFQAGRYGVACGNVCKAVKEKFKVPVITSMHIENPGVEMFKKDMPIFKGGHSAGSVKKDTEAMALYANKILSGEETLGAEAEGYFARGIRKQVFLKNGPNAAVRGVQMLIKKLNGEEYQTELIISKKDRVPAAPPIKDLSAATIAVLNTGGIVPVTNPDRIQSASATRWGRYDCSQMDRLQSGEFKTIHAGFDPAAADADPNVVLPWDVLKEMEKEKVFARLHNYFYSTVGTGTTQAEAKRMAEEIIPHLKADNVGGCIMVSTUGTCTRCGATIVKEIERAGIPIVLMCNLVPVALTVGTNKIVPTISIPYPLGDPATSKEEQHALRYSRVKWALEALTKDVQEQTIFEDIQ; from the coding sequence ATGAAAAAAGCGATATATTATGTAAATCAGTTTTTTGCGGGGATAGGCGGAGAAGATAAGGCCGATTATCCTCCTGAAATACGGGAGGGAAAAGTCGGCCCCGCTGCGGCAATAGGTTCAATCTTAAAAGCGGAAATAACTCATACAATTATTTGCGGCGATAATTATATGGGGTCGAATACGGAAAAAGCGATTAACACTATTTTAGGTTTTTTGGAAAATAAGGACTTCGACATTTTTATTGCAGGCCCCGCCTTTCAGGCAGGACGCTACGGAGTTGCCTGCGGTAATGTTTGCAAAGCGGTTAAAGAAAAATTTAAGGTGCCGGTAATAACCTCTATGCATATTGAAAACCCCGGAGTGGAAATGTTTAAAAAGGATATGCCTATTTTTAAAGGCGGACATTCAGCTGGCTCCGTAAAAAAAGATACCGAAGCTATGGCTCTTTACGCAAATAAAATTTTATCGGGTGAAGAAACTCTCGGAGCCGAAGCCGAAGGCTACTTTGCACGCGGAATAAGAAAACAAGTATTTCTTAAAAACGGGCCCAATGCGGCAGTACGCGGTGTTCAAATGCTTATAAAAAAATTAAATGGTGAAGAATATCAAACGGAATTGATTATAAGCAAAAAAGACAGGGTTCCTGCGGCACCACCTATAAAAGATTTATCCGCAGCAACAATTGCCGTTTTAAACACGGGCGGTATTGTTCCGGTAACCAACCCGGATAGAATTCAATCCGCTTCTGCAACCCGCTGGGGAAGATATGATTGCAGCCAAATGGACAGATTACAATCGGGAGAATTTAAAACTATACATGCAGGCTTTGACCCTGCTGCGGCGGATGCGGACCCTAACGTTGTTTTGCCTTGGGACGTTTTAAAAGAAATGGAAAAAGAAAAGGTTTTTGCAAGACTGCATAACTATTTTTATTCTACGGTGGGCACAGGAACCACGCAGGCGGAAGCCAAACGTATGGCGGAGGAAATTATACCGCATTTAAAAGCCGATAATGTCGGAGGCTGTATAATGGTTTCTACGTGAGGTACTTGTACACGTTGCGGCGCAACGATAGTAAAAGAAATAGAACGGGCAGGTATTCCTATTGTGCTAATGTGTAACCTTGTCCCCGTAGCTCTTACCGTAGGAACAAACAAAATTGTACCTACAATTTCCATACCTTATCCCTTAGGCGACCCTGCAACTTCCAAAGAAGAACAGCATGCCTTACGCTATTCACGGGTTAAATGGGCGCTTGAAGCCTTAACTAAAGACGTTCAGGAACAAACGATATTTGAAGATATTCAATAA
- a CDS encoding glycine/sarcosine/betaine reductase component B subunit has product MKLEIGNFQVKNAVFGKETSFKDGVLTINKDEAVAFIKKDSHITNADIEIARPGEKVRIVPIKEAVEPRCRIDGRPLFPGVTGKTVSAGEGTVHALKGVSILGVGMHWGSFGDGLIDMWGEGAKYSMYSSLINICLVIDTDEADERHEQQKKNRAIRYAAHRFAEYLGKTVQNQTPETKDIYDYQPIFNRSPEIEKLKRVVLVMQPQSQMEEMGYNDLFYGWDLNRYVPTLVNPNVIFDGGIISGSFMPCSSKWSTYDFQNFEIIKQLYKEHGKTINFLGVILSNLNVSLEQKERSALIMGSIAKMIGAEGAIVTEEGYGNPDTDYIRCIVELENLGIKTVGISNECVGRDGASQPLVVLDEKANALVSTGDVSDLIELPPAEKVIGELEALGRDGLSGGWAYDEVLGPSVRKDGSILMENNAMFCGDGISGWSVKTMKEF; this is encoded by the coding sequence ATGAAACTTGAAATAGGTAACTTTCAGGTAAAAAATGCAGTTTTCGGCAAGGAAACCTCATTTAAAGACGGGGTTTTAACAATCAACAAAGATGAGGCTGTAGCATTTATTAAAAAAGACAGCCACATAACAAATGCCGATATTGAAATTGCCAGACCCGGCGAAAAGGTTAGAATTGTCCCGATTAAGGAAGCTGTGGAGCCAAGATGCAGAATTGACGGACGCCCCTTATTCCCGGGTGTAACGGGAAAAACGGTAAGTGCCGGAGAAGGAACCGTTCATGCTCTTAAAGGAGTAAGCATACTCGGAGTGGGAATGCACTGGGGCAGTTTCGGAGACGGACTTATAGATATGTGGGGAGAAGGCGCAAAGTATTCCATGTACAGCAGTTTAATAAATATCTGTTTGGTAATAGATACCGATGAAGCGGACGAAAGGCATGAGCAGCAAAAGAAAAACCGTGCTATACGTTATGCGGCTCACCGTTTTGCCGAATACTTGGGAAAAACCGTACAAAATCAAACGCCTGAAACAAAAGATATTTATGATTACCAACCTATTTTTAACCGAAGCCCTGAAATCGAAAAACTGAAAAGGGTAGTATTGGTAATGCAGCCTCAATCCCAAATGGAAGAAATGGGCTATAACGATTTATTTTACGGCTGGGATTTAAACCGTTATGTGCCCACTTTGGTAAACCCCAACGTTATCTTTGACGGAGGCATTATTTCAGGCAGCTTTATGCCTTGCTCGTCCAAGTGGTCAACTTACGATTTTCAAAATTTTGAAATAATTAAACAGCTTTATAAGGAACACGGTAAAACTATAAACTTTTTAGGCGTAATTTTAAGCAACTTGAATGTATCTCTTGAGCAAAAAGAACGTTCCGCCCTTATTATGGGGTCAATTGCCAAAATGATAGGAGCCGAAGGGGCTATTGTTACCGAAGAAGGTTACGGAAACCCCGATACCGATTATATAAGGTGTATAGTGGAATTGGAAAATCTCGGTATTAAAACCGTAGGTATTTCCAACGAATGTGTAGGAAGGGACGGTGCAAGTCAACCCCTCGTCGTCTTGGACGAAAAAGCAAATGCTTTGGTATCTACAGGAGATGTAAGCGATTTAATAGAGCTGCCTCCTGCGGAAAAAGTTATAGGAGAATTGGAAGCCTTGGGAAGGGACGGACTTTCAGGCGGCTGGGCTTATGATGAAGTATTGGGCCCGTCGGTACGGAAAGACGGCTCAATACTTATGGAAAATAACGCAATGTTTTGCGGAGACGGCATAAGCGGTTGGTCGGTTAAAACTATGAAGGAATTCTAA